The sequence below is a genomic window from Rhodococcus sp. 4CII.
AGTGCGGCGCCCGCAGCGGCGACGTCCGCGGCCCAGCCGATCACGGCGACTCCGGTGTCGACGCATTCCGATCCGGCTGCGACGTCGCAGCCCCTCGACACGACGATCCGGCAGACAAGCACCGCGGAACCGACCTCGACGTCGGAAACCTCTACGACGCAGCAGAATACGCGGAGCACCGAGGCACCAACGGCAACTACCTCCGGCGACGAGGCGACGCACGCCTCCCAGACCACGCCCACTGCGGCCGAAGCCACTTCCGGCGTCACCACGCAGAACGCGACTGCACCCACCGCGGATCTCGGCGGATCCCAGACGAGCAACACCACCGACGATCACACTGCGACGCAGACGGCGACGGCGACCCCCGCGGCAACCGCGCCGACCGTCGATCTGGGCCAGTCGCAGGCAACCGCAACTGCTGCCACCACGACCGCCGCGAGTGATCTCTCGTCGACGGACCACAGCTCTGCTGCCAGCACCCTCACGGACACGTCCGCAAACACGGGTCTCAGCCACGACACCACGACCACGACCACATACGGCACCACGACCTCGCACGATTCCGCGACCACGACCGACACCGCAAGCTCCTACGACACCGCGACAACGTACGACTCGAGTACCTCACTCGATGCCGGCTCGTCGATCGACTCGACGAGCACGAGCCTCACGTCCGGGCTGACGGCCGATTCCGGCACGACGCTCGACACGCATGGTCAGAGCCTGACTGCGACGACCACCGTCGACCAGCACGTGTTCTGACCTCGACGTGGCGGGCCCGCCCACTCCCCTGCAGCGGGCCCGCCACTCCCTCTCCCGTACGTCCGTCACTCACTCTTGCGGAGATCATGAACGCCACCCTCGAATCCTCAGCTGTCAGCACCCCGGTGCGCCCGAATCTTCCTGCCGAGACCACTGCGTCGATGACGGCACTGCTGTCGCAGCTCGCCGCGCTGACCCGCGCTGCGGGTCGCGGTGATCTGCTGACCCGGTTGTCGCACACCGAGTCGCGTCTCGCCGATCCTCGGACGCGGGTGGTGGTGCTCGGTCTGACCGACAAGGGCGTCAGTTCCGTGACGGGTGCGCTCGTCGACTCGGAGATGTCGGCGGCGGCGCGGTCCCGGCACGAGCCGGTGGTCGTGGAGTACGGCCCGGTCGCCGAGGATCCGGATTCGACGGTCACACTCCCCCATGACCTGCTCGCCGAAGGTCTGGTGCTGGTGGACGCTCCCGGATTCTCCGGTCACGCTCCCGCCCGCGCGGCCGACACCCTGGCGCTGGTCCCGACGGCGGATGCGGTGCTGTTCGTCTCCGATGCGAGTCAGGAATACACCGAGCCCGAGATCGCTCTGCTCACCCAGGTGCAGAAGCTGTGCCCCGTGGTGATCTGCATCGTCAACAAGATCGACTTCTATCCACGCTGGGCGGACATTCAGAAGGCCAACCGCACCCACCTGCAGAACGCGGACCTCCCGCTGCCGCTGCTGCCGGTATCCGCGCTGATGCATCAGGACGCCCGGGAGGCCGGCGACGACGCGCTCGACGTGGAGTCGGGCATACCGCAGTTGGTCGACTACCTGCGCACCGAGGTGATCGCGAAAGCGGATGTGGTGCTCCGCAATTCCGTGATCGCCGATGTTCGCACCGTCACCGATCACCTCTCGCTGTCGTTGAGCGCCGAACTCGATGCGGTGCGTGATCCGCAGCGGGGCGCGGCGTTGCTCGCCCAGATGGCACAGGCCCGCGCGGTGGCGGATCAGCTCCGGCAGCGCTCCGCGAACTGGCAGCACACGCTGGCCGACGGTGCGATCGAGTTGATGACGGACATCGAGCACGACCTGCGTCATCGTCTCCGCACCGTGATGCGTGCGGCGGAGCAGGACATCGGCTCGTCCGATCCGGCGCCGCGCTGGGAGGAATTCGGTGGGTGGCTCGACGGCGAGATCGCGACCTGTGTGCGGGAGAACTTCGTGATGGCCCACACCCGCTCGCTCGATCTGGCTCGTTCGGTCGGCGACCGCTTCGCCGAAGACGGCAAGGTCCCGGTCCCGGCGCTGCGCATCGACAACGTCGATCATGTCCTCGAACCCGTCAACACCCTCGAATCCCTGGAGAGCTCGCAGGGGTTCACCCAACGCGTCCTCTCCAGCATGCGCGGGTCGTACGGTGGTGTGCTGATGGTCGGTTTGGTCACCAGCCTGGCAGGGCTGGCGCTGGTGAACCCCTTCTCGATCGGTGCGGGAGTTCTGCTCGGCGCCAACACGTATCGCGAGGACCGCAAGGCACGCACCGCCCGCAGGCAGGCG
It includes:
- a CDS encoding dynamin family protein, producing MNATLESSAVSTPVRPNLPAETTASMTALLSQLAALTRAAGRGDLLTRLSHTESRLADPRTRVVVLGLTDKGVSSVTGALVDSEMSAAARSRHEPVVVEYGPVAEDPDSTVTLPHDLLAEGLVLVDAPGFSGHAPARAADTLALVPTADAVLFVSDASQEYTEPEIALLTQVQKLCPVVICIVNKIDFYPRWADIQKANRTHLQNADLPLPLLPVSALMHQDAREAGDDALDVESGIPQLVDYLRTEVIAKADVVLRNSVIADVRTVTDHLSLSLSAELDAVRDPQRGAALLAQMAQARAVADQLRQRSANWQHTLADGAIELMTDIEHDLRHRLRTVMRAAEQDIGSSDPAPRWEEFGGWLDGEIATCVRENFVMAHTRSLDLARSVGDRFAEDGKVPVPALRIDNVDHVLEPVNTLESLESSQGFTQRVLSSMRGSYGGVLMVGLVTSLAGLALVNPFSIGAGVLLGANTYREDRKARTARRQAEAKVAVSRLMDDVIFQVGKESKQRLREVQRVLRDHFTDLANEMLRSVDDSLRAATDASKMHDDHRATRSAQIRTELDALRQIRLQAAGFVGQGAA